DNA sequence from the Candidatus Sulfuricurvum sp. RIFRC-1 genome:
AAATTAATATGTCTAAATTTGTAGGAGCCCATGTCTCCGCTTCGGGCGGTGTTTTTAATGCTCCCCTAAACGCGATGAAAATCGGAGCTAAAGCATTTGCTCTTTTTACTAAAAATCAAAAACAGTGGGCGGCAAAGCCTCTCGATGAGGAAACAATTGCCCTTTTTAAAGAGAACCTAGCCAAAAGCGGGATTCTCCCGAAACACATTCTACCTCACGATTCATACCTGATCAATCTCGGTCATCCCGAAGAGGATAAACGGCAAAAATCGCTTGAAGCGTTTATCGATGAGGTGAATCGCTGCACTCAGCTCGGACTGGATCGTTTGAACTTTCATCCGGGGAGCCATTTGAAACAAATCAGCGAGGAAGAGTGTATCGACCGTATCGCTTCAAGCATGAATGAAGCGATAAGTGTTACCGAAGGTGTCACTCTTGTCATTGAAAATACAGCGGGGCAGGGGTCCAATCTGGGATGGAGATTTGAGCATCTGAGAGCCATCATAGAGCGTATAGAGGACAAATCGCGCGTCGGTGTCTGTATCGATACGTGTCATATGTTTACCGCAGGTTACGATATCCGAACCCGCGCGGCGTATGATGCAACTTGGGGAGAGTTTGATAGAATAGTCGGGTTTAACTATCTCAAAGGGATGCACATCAACGATTCCAAACCCGATTTAGGGAGCCATGTCGACCGGCATGATTCACTGGGAAAAGGAAAAATCGGGCTGGATGCATTTGGATTTATTATGAACGATCCGCGCATGGATGATATCCCGTTGGTGCTTGAAACAATCGATGAGACGATTTGGGCTCAGGAGATTGAACTTTTGTATGGAATGGAGCAAAAATGAGAATTTTAACACTATCGATTATCGCATCAGCAACACTTATGGCAGGGGGATATAAAATCCCGGAGAGTTCGATTAATGGTATGGCGCTGAGTGCGGCGTATGTGGCTGCTTCTCATGGAGCCGATGCGGCGTATTACAATCCTGCGGCGATGGTCTATAACGATGATGCGAATTTGCTCGAAGTCGATGCGACGTATATCGGCCTTAGTGCGATAGATTTTGACGGAACGAGTGATTACAGTTCTAAAAAAGAGAATTTTTTGGTTCCGACTCTCCATTTTGCTTCTAAAAAATTGGGTGAAAATGGTGCGCGTGTCGGGCTGAGTATTGTAGCACCGGCTGGGCTTTCAAAACGATGGGATAATCAACCGGCGAAATCAAGCGCAGAAGAGTTTACGCTTCAAACAATCGAACTGAATCCTTCTATGGCTGTCCCCTTAAGTGATACAGTAAGTATGGGGGTCGGTTTTAGAATCGTCCGAACTGACGGGGTGGTTAAGAGTAACGCTACACCTACTCCGGTTTCAAGAGATTTGACAGGTGATTCTATAGATTTTGGGTATAACTTAGCATTAAACTACCGTCCAAATCCGAATGTATCATTAGCGGCAACGTATCGTTCAAAAATTGATTTAACGGTTGAAGGTCACGCAGCTTTAAATTATCTGGGGACAACTTATAACGGTCCAGCCAGTGTAACTGTTCCTGTTCCTGCGGCTTTGAATCTAGCGGCTGCTTATACATTTGGATCAGGAACAACGGTTGAGGCTGTATTTGAAAAAACTTTTTGGTCGGCTTATCAAAAATTGGATTTTGATTACAGTGGAACACCAAATGCGGCAACAGTTGCTTTTGGTACTGCAATTGCAAAAAATTATAAAGATTCAAATACGTACCGTCTTGGTTTGACCCAAAAATACGATAAGTGGACAGCCATGGCAGGCGCAGCGTACGATGAATCTCCGGTGCCGGAATCGACACTCGGATATGAACTTCCCGATTCGGATGCATGGATTATCTCACTGGGCGGACGTTATCAGCTCAATGATCAATGGAATATCGGTTTAGCCGGTTTGGTGGATATTAAAAAATCGCGTGAAGTACACAATGCATCGATTAACGGTGAGTTTTCCAACGCCCGTGCTTATTTAGTGACTGCCGGAATTGAGTATCGCTTTTGATTCACTACCCGTATGAGAATTTTTATGCGATGCTTGAGCGCGTTACAGAGGAAAATCCTTCGAAAAGAGTGATTTTTATCGATGACAAAAGTTTTAGCTATCAGAGTTTTTTAGAAAGTGTTGACCGTTTCGCACGGGCATTGGAACTTATCGGAATCAGCAAGGGTGAGCGTATTGCGCTGATTTGTCCTAACGGTATCGAGTTTGTCCAAAGTGTTTTTGCGATCAGTAAACTCGGGGCCATTACGGTACCGCTCAATACGATGCTCAAAAATGAAGAGTATCGCTATATTCTCGGCGATTGCGGTGCAAAAATATTGATTACGGCTTCTAAGTTTGCCAAAGAGGTGGGTAATCTGAGTGAAACGGTAGAGACAATCGAACACACCATTTGGATCGATCAGGCTCCGATTGAGGATTCGCAACATTTGGTACTGGATGAGATTTTATCCGATCATTTGCATACGCATAGACCATCACCCGCAAAGCTGGACGATACCGCCGTTATTTTTTACACCTCCGGTACGACGGGACACCCCAAAGGGGCGATGATCAGTAACCGCAACCTTTTCTCTAACCTCGTTGGAGCCAAAGAGCGTTTTGATTTATGTTCGAGTGACCGTTTTATCGTCTATTTACCGATGTTTCACTCGTTTACTTTTTCCATTATGGTTATGTTGCCGTTTTTTACCCGTTCATCGTTTGTGATTATCCCCTCCATCTTACCCTTTAGCAATATCATCAAACAAACGCTTCTGAAACGGGTAACGATTTTTATGGGAGTTCCTGATATATATAACGCCTTGATTCGTGCCAAATTGCCGTGGTATTTTTTATGGTTTAACTCTATCCGCTGTTTTATTTCAGGCGGTTCTGCACTGAGCGAAGACACGTTGAATCGATTCCGCTCCACCTTCAAGCGTGCTACAATGCTAGAGGGGTATGGACTCAGTGAATGTTCCCCTGCCGTAGCAATCAATCTCCTTGAGAAACAAAAAACCCTTTCGGTCGGATTGCCGCTTTATGGGTATGAGGTAAAAATCGTTAATGATGAGATGCTGGAACTTCCGATCGGTGAAGCAGGTGAGTTGATCGTGCGAGGGGATTGTGTCATGCAGGGATATTTGAATAATCCAGACGCGACGGCAGAGACGATTCAAAATGGCTGGCTTCGCACCGGAGATATTGCCAAAGTCGATAAAGAGGGGTATATCTATATTGTCGATCGGATCAAAGATTTGATTATTTCCAAAGGGATTAACATTTATCCTCGTCAGATCGAAGAGCAGATGATGCTGTTGCCGCAGATTAAATTAGCTGCGGTAATTGGCATGAATGATCCGCACAGCGGGGAAGTTCCTATCGCTTTTGTTGAGCTGGAAGAGGGATATGAAGATACGACCCAAGCCTTTATCAAATCACAGCTCAAAGAGCATTTGGCTGCATTTAAAATCCCTAAAACCATAACCGTGGTAGAATCATTACCGAAAACCGCAACCGGCAAAGTTCTCAAGCGGGTTCTTAAACAAGGATTGAATTGAAATACTTAGTTGATTTTTTAGACAATAAAACGATAGAAACCACCCATATTTTTTCGCAGCTCAAATGTACGGTTGAAGAGGCGAAGATTTTACAGCTTCTCACCCGTAAATTTTTGCAGTCTCAAGAAGATGTGATTGTGGCAGAATTACTGCAAGAACTGTACGGAGCCGATGATTATACGTATCTCAGCCATTTCGGAGAAGTGAAGACATTACTGGAACTGGGATGGATGACCCATCACTCGTTTACCCCGCTTAAAATCAGTGAACTTTCTCATTTGGAACTGTATAACACGCCTGTGGCACTTACGTCGATCTTTATGAAGCTCCTCGAAGAGGGGTCGTTGGAGATGACTCTCCCCGACATTAAACCCTACGCCGATCATTTGGAATATCTTCAAGACCAATTTTTTCGTATCGAACTTTATCAAAAGATGTCGATTATCCGTCACAACGGCAATGAACACTCTTTGGGGATCAACCGTATCCAAAACAAACTCGATCTTCTCGAAAAGCGGATTGATGAGCGGATTGCCCAAACTTCGCTCGATGTCGTACTCGATCGTTTTTTCAAACAAAAGAAACTCGAACCCAAAGAGCAGGTCATTTTTCTCGCACTTCTCAAAGAAGAGTACAGTGCAACCGAGGGAAATCTGCGAGAGATGAATACCCTCATCGATCTGATCAGTTTCGATGATTATGAGCGGATCAAAAACCGTGCACTTCTTGAAGACGGTGCCCGTCTCATCAACGAAGAGGTGATCGATTATGAGGAGATGCTCAACCCGTTCGGCGGTATTTCCCGCGCTTTTTACATCGTCGATGAGGTGCTTCAGTCGATTATGCATCCGCAGAAAAAGAAAAAAGTGCGTAAGCTCAAACTCGATATGCTAATCAAAGAGCAGGAGATTTTTGAGCTGATTGAGCCGACAACGTCGTTAGAAAATGTTGTTCTCAACCCATCGACCGAACAGACGCTTCAAAACCTGATGCGTCAGCTCGATCGTGAAGTGATCGCGCGCCTCCATGAGTGGGGAGTCAAAGATAAAAAAGCGGGGATCGATGCACGGATTATTTTCTATGGCCCTCCGGGTACGGGGAAAACCCTTACGGCACACTCGCTGTCACGCTCATTGAAGCGGCAGGTTTTGAGTTTTGACTGCTCCAAAATCCTCTCGATGTACGTCGGTGAGTCGGAAAAAAATGTGAGAAAGATTTTTGATACCTATGCGGATCTCACGAAGCAAACGAAAACAGAACCGATTTTGCTCCTGAATGAAGCCGATCAGTTTCTTTCATCACGTTCGCAAGGTGCGGGGACATCTGCCGATCAGATGCACAATCAGATGCAAAATATCTTTTTGGAGCAAATCGAAAAGTTTCAGGGGATTTTGATCGCGACGACCAACCTCCTCGAAAACATCGATCAGGCCTTTTCGCGCCGATTCAATTATAAAATCGAATTTAAAAAACCGGATCAGAAACAGCGTGTCACACTGTGGAAGATGATGCTTCCGAAAAATGCACCGTATGAGGAAGGGTTTGATGTGGAGAAACTCGCCTCTTATCCTCTTACGGGCGGGCAGATCAATCTGATCGTCAAAAATACTGCCTATCAGGTTGCTGCACGCAAAGAGGGGAGCTTTAAACTTGAAGATTTCATTGGCGAAATTAAGAAAGAGCGTTCCGGCAGTTTCGAAGGGGAAAAATCGATGGGATTCATCAATCATTAAAATTATCAAAAAATAATCACTATCATTGTTAATTTTTACATAAATGTTGTATTTTTGCATCACTCAGAGTATAATCAACGACTAGTAAAAAAAAGCGTGATTACGGGAGCATACTGTGGGTTGGTTTGGTGAAGATACTGCATTAAAAAATGAGTTAGAACGTGTTAAACAAGACAATACTACTCTTCAGGAGGAGAACCGACGCTTAGAAGAGCGTTTACGCGAACAAGAACTCCTTTTCCAACAACAAAATGATCAAAACAAATGTGAGAATGCATCGATAATGATGACCTATCAAAACGAACAGCTCAAAAGAAATCTGATCGATGTTCAGGGAAATATGGCCACATCGGTCTCTTCATCCAAAGATAATATTGCCCAATCCACTGCATTGTTGGAAAATATCGTTGATCTAGGGCATAAAGCATCAAGCATATCCAATACGTTAGAGGGATTAAACCATCTAGCCCTTGAATCGATGGAAACAGTAGGGGCGTTATCAGAACGGGCGCAGGATGTTGCCAGCATTTTGGTACTGATAAAAGATATCTCCGATCAAACCAACTTACTTGCCCTTAATGCAGCTATTGAAGCGGCTCGTGCCGGCGAGCACGGACGAGGGTTCGCTGTAGTTGCCGATGAAGTACGTAAACTTGCTGATAGAACGGACAAAGCGATCAGTGAGATCAATATCTCATTGCAGTCGATGAAGCAGGATGTTACCACGATCGGTGAGAAGTTTGAGCAGGTTCAAGAAAGCATTCAAGAATCGAATGAATCGATTACAAGTTTCAATGCCAATATGGATCGCAACGCACAGATGATGCGTGAAACTTTTAGCAGTACCGAGCATACGGCGGAACGCGTATTTATGAGTTTGGCAAAGCTTGATCATATTATCTGGAAAGTAAATACGTATCTCTCCGCTATTACGCATAAAGAGCAGTTTGCGTTCGTCGATCATCATAACTGTCGTTTGGGTAAATGGTATTATGAAGGAGAAGGTGCCAATTTTTTCAAAAAAACTGCCAGCTATTCGTCACTGGAGAGCCCGCATGCGATTGTGCATAATTCAACCCATAAGATTTTTGATTTGATGAAAACAGAGGGGATCGGCTCAGAACACTTTGTAAAAGTGTTTGAAGAGATGGAACACGCCAGTGATGGCGTATTTGCGACATTGGATCGTATGCTTCAAGAGAAAAATTAACATTGCTTCAATAAGTAGCACAAAAAGTTTTAGGAAAAATGCAAATTTTTTGACTTGCATTCGTTAGATTGTTCCGATTTGACACGAAATTAGAATAATCTCCTAAAAGTGTTACGTAATTTAACATTTATCTCCAAAACCCAATATGCTAATGTTTCTTATAGTGACAGACCCATATAAATGTGGGATTGATAAGGGTTTGTTTAATTCTCTTTTTGTTATAGTGCAATAACTGTTTTTATAAAAACCGTATAGCGTGGCGGAGAATTCCTCTGCTGCGGGATATGCCATCAACCACAAGAAGGTCGGAACTATGGAGCATTACAACGTAGCAAATCCCTATTTTGGGGTATTTGTACTGTTTGTGTTAACGTTTGGTGCATTTTATGCCACAACAGTCATTGCACGCTTAGCGAGTCGCGCGCTAGCGGCTAAAGATACTGAAAAGATTAAACTCTCGGTTTACGAATGTGGACCTGAAGTGACAAAGCAGCCGAACCGTATTTCAACGCAGTTTTATCTGTTTGCGTTGTTGTTTTTATTGTTTGATGTGGAAATCGTTTTCATGTTTCCATGGGCAATTGATTTTAAACTTTTAGGGTGGTTCGGATTCGTTGAGATGATGATGTTCATCTTATTACTGGCTATCGGTTTTGTTTATGCGTGGAAGAAAGGGGCTCTCGAATGGCACAACATCAAGTAAATTATCTCAAAGACGGTGGACTTCCCGTCGCATTGACGACAATCGACAAAGTAGTCAACTGGGGTCGATCAAATTCTATCTGGGCATTGACCTACGGTTTGGCCTGTTGCGGTATCGAGATGATGGCTTCAGGGGCATCACGCTATGACTTCGACCGTTTCGGTACGATTTTCCGTGCTTCTCCGCGTCAAGCAGAGCTGATGGTCGTTGCAGGAACATTGACGAAAAAACATGCGGAGTTTATTCGCCGTTTGTACGATCAAATGACGGAACCTAAATGGGTTATCTCAATGGGTTCATGCGCCAACACGGGCGGTATGTTTAATACCTATGCAACGGTTCAAGGGGTTGATCGTGTTATTCCGGTCGATTTGTATCTTCCCGGCTGTGCGCCTCGTCCTGAGACATTGCAATATGCCGTATTGCTGTTACAGCAAAAAATCCGACGTGAGAGTGCATCTCGCGCTCAAAAACCAAAAAGGTTGATGTAATGAGAGCTTACACCCCTAAAGACGACGTACAGAAAAAACCTTATTACACCGACCGTTACTGGGTTGCCCCTCAAGTAGCGAAAAGTGATGTCAGTGAAGATGCAGTATTTGCTCACGATCTCGAAGCGATTAAAGCTTCGTTCGACGTTTTGGATGCGTATATCCAAGTCAAACAAATGGTTGTCGTGATTAATGCAGCAGACAACCACAGTGTAATTGAACTACTTAAAAATGAGTTGGGTTACAATCAACTCTCGGAGATGTCTGCGATCGACTGGTTGGCACAAGAGGGGAAATTTGAGATTTTCTATCAAATGCTCAGTATGTCAAAACGCAAACGTATTCGTATCAAATGTAAAATTTCTGAAAAAGAATCGATTCAAAGTGTTTCATCCCTTTTCCGTTCAGCTGACTGGTCAGAGCGTGAGATGTACGACATGTTCGGCGTAGTGGTCAATAACCATCCGTTTATGAAACGTATCTTGATGCCGGATGACTGGGAAGGATTCCCACTTCGTAAAACCTATCCGCTCCAAGGGGATGAGTTTGCTCAATGGTATGAAGTCGATAAAATTTTCGGTAAAGAAGCACGAGAGATTATCGGGCCTGAAAACCGTGATCCTGCCCGTGTGGATCGCTACGACACCGAACGTTTTTCCCGTTTGGGTCACGAAGTACCGCACGGTGCCGACATCAGCCAAGGTGAACCGGATACGCCGTTATGTTATCAAGAGAATGAGGGAGTATTCCTCATCCAAAAATTTGACGCAGAAAAAAGTGTCGTGATCTCTGATCGCGACCGTTAAGGATCATGTATGCAGCAATCCAATAGACTTAGACCCTTTTTCGAAAACATTACATTTGACCGGCACGATAATGAACTGATCCTAAACTTCGGGCCTCAGCATCCTTCCGCTCACGGACAGCTCCGTTTGATGCTCCATTTGCAGCAAGAGCAGATCACAAAAGCGCATCCGGATATCGGATACCTCCACCGTGGTATGGAAAAAATGGCGGAGAACATGATCTACAATGAGTTCATGCCGACAACGGACCGTATGGACTATATCGCTTCAAGTTCAAACAACTACGGATTTGCATTGGCAGTAGAAGAGCTAATCGGGCTTGATGTTCCGCGCCGTGCAAAAGTGATCCGTATGATGCTTCTTGAGACGAACCGTTTGATGTCTCACCTTTTCTGGTTGGCGACGACAGCACTCGATATCGGTGCGATGACGGTGTTCTTGTTTGCATTCCGCGAGCGTGAGTATTTGATGGACTTGATTGAGGATTACTGTGGGGCGCGATTAACCCATGCAGCGATCCGCATCGGTGGTGTACCGCTTGATTTGCCGGATAACTTTATCGCCGATTTGCGTAAATTCCTCGATAAATTGCCGGAAAACATCAAAGACTACGAAGACCTTCTCGACAGCAACCGTATCTGGTTGATGCGTATGGAAAATGTCGGGGTTATCTCTAAAGAGATGGCTCAGAGTTGGGGATGTTCAGGGGTAATGCTCCGTGCGTCTGGCGTCGAGTGGGATATCCGTAAAGAAGAGCCGTATGAGCTGTATGACGAAGTTGAGTTCAACGTTCCGGTTTCCGATAAAGGGGACAACTATGCCCGTTATAAACTCTACATGGCAGAGATGCGTGAATCGGCAAAAATCTTGTACCAAGTGATCGATATGTATGAGGGGACTGAGCCGGCACTGATGGCCCATGCACCGCAATACATTTCAGCACCAAAAATCGATATTATGACCCAAAACTACTCGTTAATGCAACACTTTGTCCTTGTGACACAGGGGATGCGCCCTCCGGTAGGAGAAGTCTATGTTGCGACCGAATCGCCTAAAGGTGAGCTTGGGTATTACATCAATTCTCAAGGCGGAGCTTATCCGTACCGTCTAAAACTTCGTGCGCCGTCATTCTGGCACACCGGAATTTTGACCGACTTATTGCCGGGTCACTATATCCCGGACGTTGTATCTATCATCGGGACGACTAACATCGTCTTCGGTGAAGTTGACCGCTAAAAGGAGCATGCAGTGAAACGTTACGATTTACGTCATTTGAAAGAGAACTTTGCAGGCCGCATGTCCGAAATTATCAAAAATGAAGCAGCACAGGGTGAAGTGTTGATTTTCTTATTTGAAATCGGTGATTTTACACCCGTACAGCAGTCCGCTGATTTGGTTAAAGAACTTGGGTGTGAGCTCATGAACTCGTTGAAATTCAACGAAGCTGACTGGACCATTGTGGTCAAAAAATAAGGAATGCTTGTGAGTAAAGTCTATTTCTCCACGTGGCGGGGTGAGCAGATCAATAACATCGGCAAAGCTGACGATGCTTGGGAAAATTCTGCTTATAACCTTCCGTTGGAATACAACGAACATGCCCATTCCAAAGCATTTATCGGCTGGGACGGTGTGGCGCTTTTCAATCCTGATGTCGATGTCGTTCGTTTAGCAACGGAATACGCGGCGCAGTATCAGGTCTATTCTGAAGCGTGCGGACGCTGTGCACCGGGACGATGGGGTGGACGTATTTTATACGATTTGCTCGATAAAATCGCTCGCGGTGAGGGCTCAATTGCCGATATGGAGCATCTCAAAGAAGTTTCTCGCACAATGCAGGAGACTTCCAAATGTGAGATCGGTAAAACCGTTCCGAATCCGCTGCTTGATCTTATGACTCACTTCGAGTCGGAGTTTATGGCGTGTATCGAGAACCAAAAACCTTCCAAACATTATCATTTGGAAGATACCAGCTATATCGCGAAAATCACTGCTCCGTGTATGGATGCCTGTCCGGCACATGTCGATATTCCAGCATACATCGAGGGTGTTCGCGATTTGCGTTTTGATGATTCACTGATGGCGACCCGTCAAACGATGCCGCTTGCCCATACCTGTGGACGTGTTTGTCCACATCCGTGTGAGACCGAGTGCCGCCGCAGCAATCTGGATGAGCCGATTTCGATCATGGAGCTTAAACGTCTGGGTGCCGACTATGAGACTGATCACGGTTTCGGGTTCTTCCATCCGAGCGAGCAAAAAGCCTCAATAGGTAAAAAAGTAGCCGTAATCGGTGCCGGTCCAGCGGGGCTTACCGGTGCGTATTACCTTGCACTGGACGGAATCGATGTCGATGTCTACGAAGAACTTCCGGTTCTTGGCGGTGAGGTAGCAGTCGGGGTTCCTGAATACCGTATGCCGATTGATAAATACAATCAAGATATCGAAGCGGTTCGCTCTTTGGGGGTGAACTTTATCACGAATAGCAAAGTCACCGCTGACATGATGCGTTCATTTGAAAACGAGTACGACGCAACATTGGTAGCTACCGGAACCCGTATTTCGAAAAAAGTTTATTGTGATAACGAACGTGCCGAGATTCAAGGATACTGGGGAGCGATCGACTTTTTGGACAAGGTCAACCTCCAAGTTAAATACGACATTATGGTCCCTGAAGCCGATCAAAAACGTCATATGTTATCGACAGACTTTGTTGATTTGACCGGCAAAACGCTGGTGTGCGTCGGGGGCGGATTTACCTCAATGGACGTTGTCCGCTGTGCAATCCGTGCAAACGCTAAAAAAGTAGTGATGTTGTATCGCCGTGATGAGAAAACAATCATTAAAAATACAACCTATGAAGAGTATCACGAAGCGGTCGAAGAGGGTGTAGAGTTTATTTTCCACTCGGCGGTTGCGGAGATGAAAGATGAAAACGATGTTTTAAAATCGTTGATCATCGATCGTTATGAGCTGGTCCCTGATCCAAACGGCGGACGTCCGAATTT
Encoded proteins:
- a CDS encoding FAD-dependent oxidoreductase yields the protein MSKVYFSTWRGEQINNIGKADDAWENSAYNLPLEYNEHAHSKAFIGWDGVALFNPDVDVVRLATEYAAQYQVYSEACGRCAPGRWGGRILYDLLDKIARGEGSIADMEHLKEVSRTMQETSKCEIGKTVPNPLLDLMTHFESEFMACIENQKPSKHYHLEDTSYIAKITAPCMDACPAHVDIPAYIEGVRDLRFDDSLMATRQTMPLAHTCGRVCPHPCETECRRSNLDEPISIMELKRLGADYETDHGFGFFHPSEQKASIGKKVAVIGAGPAGLTGAYYLALDGIDVDVYEELPVLGGEVAVGVPEYRMPIDKYNQDIEAVRSLGVNFITNSKVTADMMRSFENEYDATLVATGTRISKKVYCDNERAEIQGYWGAIDFLDKVNLQVKYDIMVPEADQKRHMLSTDFVDLTGKTLVCVGGGFTSMDVVRCAIRANAKKVVMLYRRDEKTIIKNTTYEEYHEAVEEGVEFIFHSAVAEMKDENDVLKSLIIDRYELVPDPNGGRPNLEKIEGASFEMECDYLIPAVSQSADLKLLPQEWEIERTSWATIKTNGKDYMTSRKGIFAAGDCEYGPMTIVNAVGQAKRAASVMSRYVVNGEISLTDDEIMEDHLRKLKVYDKKEKIQGWLPGLPRQHSEVLTVDERRDNNREVKYGFTQEEALAEAERCMRCYYIAMVAH